The Lacipirellula parvula genome window below encodes:
- a CDS encoding DUF2809 domain-containing protein: MRLVNEGHPAPRSRILTAVLLAATIALGLTSRHYGEQLPPFIAAYAGDALWATMVYWLASIAWPHARTTTLAVIAYGVSFAVELSQLYHAPWIDSIRATRLGALALGHGFLWSDLVCYAVGVALASLIDLALLSLAKPRRRKENTEKMKDDRTNPEQF, from the coding sequence ATGAGGTTGGTTAACGAAGGTCATCCAGCGCCGCGCTCGCGCATCCTTACCGCCGTCTTGCTGGCCGCTACCATCGCACTCGGACTCACATCGCGCCACTACGGCGAGCAATTGCCGCCGTTCATCGCCGCGTATGCCGGCGACGCCCTGTGGGCGACAATGGTCTACTGGCTGGCAAGCATCGCGTGGCCCCACGCGAGAACGACAACGCTCGCCGTGATCGCTTATGGCGTCTCGTTCGCGGTCGAACTGAGTCAGCTCTATCACGCCCCCTGGATCGACTCGATCCGCGCCACCCGCCTCGGCGCGCTCGCCCTCGGCCACGGTTTTCTCTGGAGCGACCTCGTTTGCTACGCCGTCGGCGTGGCTCTCGCGTCACTAATTGACTTGGCCTTGTTGTCTCTCGCAAAGCCGCGAAGACGCAAAGAAAACACAGAGAAGATGAAAGACGACAGAACGAACCCAGAGCAATTCTGA
- a CDS encoding type II toxin-antitoxin system RelE family toxin, with protein sequence MTSKLHASFRRDFAKLPRDVQQRARAAYQRFQADPNHPSLQFKRLHATLPLWSVRVSDSYRAVGIRQNDDEIVWFFIGTHAEYDRLLASL encoded by the coding sequence GTGACGTCCAAGCTGCACGCCTCATTCCGCCGTGATTTTGCGAAGCTCCCTCGCGACGTTCAACAGCGAGCACGGGCGGCTTACCAACGTTTCCAAGCCGATCCGAATCATCCCAGCTTGCAATTCAAGCGATTACACGCCACGCTGCCGCTGTGGTCAGTTCGCGTGTCCGATTCGTATCGAGCCGTCGGCATTCGCCAGAACGACGACGAGATCGTTTGGTTCTTCATCGGCACTCACGCCGAATACGATCGGTTGCTGGCCAGCCTGTAA
- a CDS encoding J domain-containing protein: MPDHDHRPEFMVTLGLAPPYAIEDVMQAYREKARATHPDRGGSTEAFNAVHQAFERAQAYLEFRQDRRGWIAGKMARYAALQDAIARLEQLGATVTAYSPEWLENSYGDFAQLTEHVTTIRFADSTDATRFIDALAHSYPSLRELAALELPGCRLSDDDVMHLSIFQQLRRLDLSRTPITNRSLAVVDAIESLRELNLDGTNVGWWAKRGAASQLARRKAADEVG; this comes from the coding sequence TTGCCTGATCACGACCACCGCCCCGAGTTCATGGTCACCCTCGGCCTGGCGCCCCCCTACGCCATCGAGGACGTCATGCAGGCCTATCGCGAAAAGGCCCGCGCGACGCATCCCGATCGCGGCGGGTCGACTGAAGCCTTCAACGCCGTTCATCAAGCCTTCGAGCGGGCGCAAGCCTATCTCGAATTTCGCCAAGACCGCCGCGGGTGGATCGCCGGAAAGATGGCTCGATACGCCGCGTTGCAAGACGCCATCGCGCGGCTTGAGCAACTCGGCGCCACCGTCACGGCGTACTCGCCCGAATGGCTGGAGAATTCCTACGGCGACTTCGCTCAACTCACTGAGCACGTGACGACGATCCGCTTCGCCGATTCGACCGACGCGACGCGGTTCATCGACGCCCTCGCCCACAGCTACCCGTCGCTCCGCGAACTCGCCGCACTTGAGCTCCCCGGCTGCCGGCTCAGTGACGACGACGTGATGCACCTCAGCATCTTCCAACAACTCCGCCGCCTCGACCTCTCGCGCACGCCGATTACGAATCGATCGCTCGCCGTGGTTGACGCGATCGAATCGCTGCGCGAGCTAAACCTCGACGGCACGAACGTCGGCTGGTGGGCCAAGCGCGGAGCGGCCTCGCAGCTCGCGCGACGTAAGGCAGCCGATGAGGTTGGTTAA